In Solidesulfovibrio sp., the following proteins share a genomic window:
- the rpmF gene encoding 50S ribosomal protein L32 — protein MAVPNRKISKSRKGMRRSHDHVPVPAVVLCSCGEPTLPHRICPSCGTYRGRQMLRKDDAE, from the coding sequence ATGGCCGTCCCCAATAGAAAAATCTCCAAGTCCCGCAAAGGCATGCGCCGCTCCCACGACCACGTGCCCGTTCCCGCCGTGGTCCTGTGCTCCTGCGGCGAGCCCACGCTCCCCCACCGCATCTGCCCCAGCTGCGGCACCTACCGTGGTCGCCAGATGCTGCGGAAGGACGATGCCGAATAG